The nucleotide sequence GGTGCACGTCACCGGCACCTCCAGCTCGTGCACCCGCCGGCGCCGCCGGTTCTCGGTTACCGACACCACCGGCGTCCACGCATCGGCGACCAGCGCCTCGACCACGTAGTCGCGGACCAGCGGCGGCGGCACCGGGAACGGCGTGCGATGCCGGTGCAGGTTGATGAGGTCCTCGTCGACGTCGTCGTCGCCGATCAGCTCGACCCGCCCGACCGTCACCGGCGACGGCCAGGTCAACGCGACCCAGGCCGGCAGACCGGACGACACCCACATCCGCGGCCCGGCGAACGGCCGCAGGTAGCCGTCCACCGCCTTCTCGGGCGCGAACGCTGCGGAAGCACCCGCCCGGAAGCAGAACGTCCGCCGCAGCAGGTCGCGGTTGGTCCACTCGCGCAGCGGCTGCGGCCGCTCGTCCTGCGGGCGCAGCGGCCGCCGGGTGAAGCTCAGCACCCCCGGCGTGGGCCGGTCGGCGACGTACAACGCCACCCCGGAAGCGGCCTTCACCAGCACGAACGCATTCCGCGGCGACGACGGCGACCAGTCCAGGTCGAACCGCACCCACTGCTTCGACCCGGCGGGCACCGGCACGGTCGCCGTACCCACCAGCAGCCGGGGCACGTAGTTCTGCCCCGGCCCCGGGTCGTACAACTCGACCGTGAGCGACGTGTCGTCGGCGGCGTCGGCGAGCAGTTCCAGCACCGGCAGCGCCGGGTCCACCGGCAGCACCAGGCCGGCATCGGCGTCCAGCGGCCAGAGCGACGACCCGTCCGAGACGGACAGCGCCGGCAGCGAACCCGACGCCGTCACCGTCACACCCGAAGCCGACGCCAGGTCCAGCGGATCGACCAACGGCAGCCCGACCACAGACGCGTCGGCCCGCAGCAGCGTCCGCTGCAGCTCGCCGACGTCCACCGACCGCGGCGGCACCCCGGCCGCGACGCTGAGCGCCGCCGCCGTCCCGGCCGCCTCGCCCATCACCGCGGTGGTCGCCTGCACCCGGGTGGTGCCGAAGGCGACGTGCGACGCGGACACGTTGCGGCCCGCGAGCAGCAGGTTCGTCACGTTCCTCGAGTACAGGATGCGGTACGGGATGTGGTAGATGCCGTCGGCGTAGCGCTGCTTCGCGCCCTCCTCCTGCGCGTACATGCCGCCGGGCGGGTGCAGGTCGATGGACCAGCCGCCGAACGCGACGCGGTCGTCGAACTCGGTCTGGCCGAGCACGTCGTGCTGCGTCAGCACGTAGTCGCCGAGGAAGCGCCGGTACTCCCGCTTGCCGGGCACGGCGCCGACCCACTCCAGCGTCAGGTTCTCCGCGCCCGGGAACGAGCCGGAGTTCTTGATGTGGTCCCAGATCCCGTAGACGACGGCCCACAGCTCGTCGCGGATCGCCTCGTTGTCGTGGACGGTGTCCAGCTCGCCGCCGAACTCGATCCACCAGTAGGCGCACCCCTTGTCCTCGGCCCGGATGATCCGCCGCTGCGGGATCGACGTCGCGGTGATGTCCTTGGTGAAGTCCGGCGGGACGAACCGCACCGGCTCGCCGGCGTCCTTGGAGTAGAAGAAGAGCGAACTCCCCATGGTCAGCCGACTCGCCTCGTCGGGCGCCCATGGCTCGTCGTACTCCGACCGGGCCTCGTGACCGATGCGATGCTCAGCACCGGCGAGATAGCCGACCAAGCCGTCGCCGGTGCAGTCGAGGAAGACCGGCCCGGTGAACGTCGTCAGCAGCTCCGACCCCATGGTCCAGCCGGTCACCGACTCGATGCGGCCGTCGGACGCGGCGACCGACCGCACGTCGGTGTTGAGATACAGCGAGATGTTCGGCTCGGCCCGCACCGCATCGAGCACGACCGCGTCCCAGTAGTACGGGTTGCCCTCGGGGTTGCGGTACTGGTTCTCGACGAACAGCTCGCCCATGATGCCGGTCTCGCGGGCGTGGTGGTTGCGGCCGTGCGCGGTCGCGCCGACCACCCACACTCGGATCTCGCTGGACGAGTTCCCGCCCAGCACCGGACGGTTGTTGATCAGCGCGACGGACCGCCCGAGGCGAGCGGCGGCGATGGCGGCGCACACGCCCGCCAGCCCGCCGCCCACCACGGTGACGTCGTGCCGGACCTGCTGTTCCCGCATCAACCCTCCACGGAACGGTGCGTGATCGACGAGACCCGGCGCTCCGGCTGGTCGCCGAGGCCGTAGTAGACCCGCGGCGTGCCGTCGAGCCGGACGTCGACGGTGCCGCGGGCGCCGGTGACGGTCCGCTCGCGGCCGAGCACGTCGACCTCACGCAGCCGCGCGGCGCGGAACACGACGTCGGTCTTGGTCGGCCAGTCGTCCTCCCACGCCTCCGGGTGCGGGTAGTACGCCTCCTCGCCGTGGCCGGCGTTGAGGAAGTACCCGTCGGTGCGCGTCCACAGGATCGACATCGGACCGGACGGCGTGTCGAACTGCAGGCCCTTGACGTCCGGGTCGTCGAAGGACAGCCAGCGGACGAACTCCGCACCCTCCAGCAGCCGGGTCGCGGTGGCGTAGGCCAGCAGCGACGGCTTCGCGCTGGTGTCGCGGTTCATCAGCCCGAAGTGGTACTCGGTGTTCGTCGGGTTCGCCTTCTGCGGCTGGTGGATGATGCTGTCGTGCAGCTGGTACCAGTTGACGCCGTCGACCCCCTCTGACTTCGCCAGCGCGAGCGTGAGCAGCACGTTCTCGGCCGACTGGCGCATGGTGTCGTTCCACCAGTGGTTCGGCCGGGTGCACGAGTACGCCTCGGTCAGCCACAGCTCCTTGTCGCCACCGTACTCGTCGAGCCGGCGCCGGGCCTCGCGCAGGCCGCCGAGGAAGTTCCAGTAGCTGCCGTTGCTGCCCTGCTCCCACTCGTCCGGCGTCGGCGCGTAGTCGGGGGTGAAGTTGCCGCGTCCGGGGTGGAACGCAAACACGTCGATGAGGTCCCAGCCGCCGTTGGCGTGGAAGTTGTCCAGCCAGTTGACGTCCATGCCGCCGAGGCCGGTGTTCATCACCTTGACGTCGTAGCCGACCTCGGCCAGCCGCTCGACCACCGGGCGCAGGCCGTCGCGGATGTACTCCTCGGTGAACTGGCCGGACATCCACGGCTGGTTGCGCTCGTTGTCGACCTCGAAGTAGTGCGCGCCGGCGTCGACGACGACGTCGACCAGCTCGGCCGCCCAGGCCTTCGCGGCCTCCGGCGTCGCGCCGAACACGACGTCGCCGTGCTGGATGTTCGGCATGATGCCCAGCGCCTCCAGCTCGGCCGGCGGGATGCCGGGCGCGCCGTTGTAGGCGATGCGCACCGACGCGACGCCGATGCGCAGCAGCAGCTCGGCCACGGCCTCCTTGCTCGGCTGCAGCAGCCACGGGTAGTTGGCGACGCCGAACATCCCGCCGGGCTGGTACTCGTACGGCCGCAGCGACGCCAGCGTGGTGCGCGCGAACGCCTCGTCGTCGCCGGCGGCCACCCTGACCTCGACGAACACGATGCCCTGCTCGGGCGACGGGAACTCGACGGTGCGCTCGGCGACGCCACCGGCGCCCAGCCGGAGGGTCTCCTGGCCGCTGGCCACCACGGCGCCGTCGAAGTCGCGGCCCCACCAGCTCAGCTCGACGTCGCGGGCGGCGGCGCCGCCGTTGACGGCCTGTGCGCGCACCGCCATCGCGTGTCCGGCGCCGTCCCACAGATTGAACGGCTGGTCGGTCCAGATGTCGATGCCGAGCGGGCGGGCCTGGGCCAGCGCGTTCGCCGCTGCCGGACGCAGCGCGCCGATCACCACGTCGACGTCGTGGACCAGCACGTCGCCCTCGTACTTGCCGGCGACGTGCACCCAGTCGCCGGCGCTCCAGGCCGGGTTGCTGTCGGCGATGCGCAGGAAGCCGGCGGTGTCGGACCAGCTGCGCGCGTAGATGACGCCGTCGTTGGTCTCGTACGGCACGCCGCCGCCACTGTCACGGTTCCAGCGGGTCAGCGCCTTGGTGCTCTCCGGGCCGGCCGAGCCGAGCGCCACGCGGTGGAACTGCGAGTTCAGGTACATCTCATTGCCGCTGGTGGCCTCCCAGCGGGCGTGCAGCCGGCGCGCGGTGACGTCGAAGGTGCCGCGGACGGCGATGCCCACGCCGGTGCTGCCCATCCGGTAGTCGACCCGGATCGCGGGCCGCCCGTCCGGCAGCGTGATGGCCGACGGGGTGCCGCTGTAGGTCCGCTGCTGCCCGAGCACGGTGTCCTTGACCATGAAGTGCGCCAGCCGCAGCCGCTGCACGCCGTTGCCGTCGGCTACGGTGACGGCGCCGTCCGTGCCCGCGGTGACGACGATGCCGTCGGCGCTGATGGTGACGGCGTCGGCCGCGGCCGCGCTCGTGGCCAGCGACGGCAGCAGCCCGGCGCCGACGGCCACCGATCCCGCGGCGCCGCCGACGAACGTCCGCCGGGTCAGGTGGTACTCAGCCATGTCAGGTCCCTTCAGTTGACCGGGTAGGTGTCGGTGGTCGTGAGGTCGAGGCCGACGAAGATGCGCGGCGCGCCGTCGAGGGTGACGCTCACCCGGCCCCCGGCGGCGGTGCGCAGCGTCTCCTGGCCGATGGCGTTCAGCTCGCGGACGGTGGTCGTCGCCGCCGGGGTGGGCAGCGAGACCGAGGTCTTGGCCGGCCACGGGTCCAGCCACGGCTCGGGGTGCGGGTAGTAGGCGCCCTCGTCGTGGCCGGCGTTGAGGATGTAGCCGTCGTGCCGGGTCCACAGCACCGAGAACCGGCCGGTGGGCGTGTCGAACAGCAGCCCCTTGACCGCGGGGTCGGAGAACGTGACCCGCCCGAGGTACTCGGCCTGGTCGAGGAAGCGGGCCGCGGTGGCGAAGGCCAGCAGCGACGGCTTCGGCCCGCGGTCGCGGCCCAGCAGGCCGAAGTGGTACTCGATGTCGCCGGGCTCGGCCTCCCGCGGCTGCTGCTCGATGCCGTCGTCGAGCGTGTACCAGGTGACGCAGCGGACCCCGTGCACGCGCGCGAACATCAGCTGCAGCAGCACGTTCTCGGCGGCGTGTCGATAGGTGTCGCTCTGCCAGCGGTTCGGCTGCGTCGACGCGTATGCCTCGGTCAGCCACAGCTCCTTGCCGCCGTCGGCCGCCCGGGCCGCGTCGGCCTTGCGCAGCGAGCCGATGAAGTTCCAGAACACCGGCTTGCGCCGGCCGTCGGGCTCCAGCCACGGCTCCGGCGGGTCGTAGTCGGCGACGAAGTTGCCCCGGCCGGGGTGGTACGCGAGGACGTCCACCTCCGGCCACCCGCCGGCCGCGCCGAACCCGTCCAGCCAGACCGAGTCGAGGCCGGCGAGCCCGCAGGTCATCACCTTGAAGGTGGCGTCGGGCCGGTTCGCCATGACGTCGCGCAGCGGGCCCAGCACGCCGGTGACGTAGGCCGCAGGCGTCACCGCCGGCGCGGTGAGGTTCAGCTCGTTGCCGCACTCGTAGTACCGCGCGCCGG is from Jiangella alkaliphila and encodes:
- a CDS encoding FAD-dependent oxidoreductase, with the translated sequence MREQQVRHDVTVVGGGLAGVCAAIAAARLGRSVALINNRPVLGGNSSSEIRVWVVGATAHGRNHHARETGIMGELFVENQYRNPEGNPYYWDAVVLDAVRAEPNISLYLNTDVRSVAASDGRIESVTGWTMGSELLTTFTGPVFLDCTGDGLVGYLAGAEHRIGHEARSEYDEPWAPDEASRLTMGSSLFFYSKDAGEPVRFVPPDFTKDITATSIPQRRIIRAEDKGCAYWWIEFGGELDTVHDNEAIRDELWAVVYGIWDHIKNSGSFPGAENLTLEWVGAVPGKREYRRFLGDYVLTQHDVLGQTEFDDRVAFGGWSIDLHPPGGMYAQEEGAKQRYADGIYHIPYRILYSRNVTNLLLAGRNVSASHVAFGTTRVQATTAVMGEAAGTAAALSVAAGVPPRSVDVGELQRTLLRADASVVGLPLVDPLDLASASGVTVTASGSLPALSVSDGSSLWPLDADAGLVLPVDPALPVLELLADAADDTSLTVELYDPGPGQNYVPRLLVGTATVPVPAGSKQWVRFDLDWSPSSPRNAFVLVKAASGVALYVADRPTPGVLSFTRRPLRPQDERPQPLREWTNRDLLRRTFCFRAGASAAFAPEKAVDGYLRPFAGPRMWVSSGLPAWVALTWPSPVTVGRVELIGDDDVDEDLINLHRHRTPFPVPPPLVRDYVVEALVADAWTPVVSVTENRRRRRVHELEVPVTCTALRVVVTATNGAPAAHVVALRAHAP